The Pygocentrus nattereri isolate fPygNat1 chromosome 17, fPygNat1.pri, whole genome shotgun sequence genome window below encodes:
- the postnb gene encoding periostin, osteoblast specific factor b isoform X2 gives MKLLFAAAFALFVLSAFDKVDSSAYDKIVAHSRIRAKKEGPNVCALQQVVGTKKKYFSTCRNWYQGAICGKKATVLYECCPGYMKLEGMRGCPAVAPIDNVYGTLGLVNAVTTQQYSAMSKLREEIEGSGSYTFFAPSNEAWDLLDPEVRNGLVSNVNIELYNALHYHMANKRLLTKDLKNGMTITSMYNDLSLHINHYSNGVVTVNCARIIHGNQVATNGVVHVIDRVITAVGNTIQDVIDVEDDLSSLNTVVTASGLMDKLGEPGQFTLFAPTNDAFSKLDSEVMERLMGDKGVLQALLNYHLLNSVQCSEAIMTGTSYETLEGTNIEIGCDGDSLTVNGVKMVLKKDIVTTNGVIHLIDEVLMPDSAKQVMELVGPSQATFSDMVSELGLAAAMRPQAEYTLLAPLNAAFSDEVMSLDQRFLRIILENHILKNKIVLSQLYNGQRLETLGGKFLRVFVYRTAVCIENACLIRGSKEGSNGALHLMKTLIKPAESTMFKLLTEHGGFKIFLSLMEAAGLTDLLKQEGDFTLFAPTDEALAGLSQRDISVLKSDPNALRAILLYHFSKGIFIGGGLETGVTNLLKSLQGSNIKVLFANNSMQVNSVQAPDSDLMATNGVIHFVKTLLYPEDIPVGSQELLTLLRRITRFIQIKFVSGYRFQEIPLTFIKRVITVPGDVTKVTRIIQGEPIITKVTRVIEGEPSITKVTRVIEGEPSITKVTRVIEGQPSITKVTRVIEGEPTLTKVTRVIEGEPTITRVIEGPQTEFITGFDTDSERLSKIIQEGTRRVPGRRVPAGSRARPRGSRQD, from the exons ATGAAGCTCCTTTTTGCAGCTGCCTTTGCACTCTTTGTGCTATCTGCCTTTGACAAGGTGGACTCTTCTGCTTATGACAAAATAGTGGCCCACAGCCGCATACGGGCAAAGAAAGAAGG ACCAAATGTTTGCGCTCTGCAGCAAGTGGTGGGAACCAAGAAGAAGTACTTCAGCACTTGCCGTAATTGGTATCAAGGAGCCATCTGTGGAAAGAAAGC AACTGTTCTTTATGAGTGCTGCCCAGGATACATGAAGCTGGAGGGTATGCGCGGCTGTCCTGCTG TTGCTCCTATTGACAACGTCTATGGCACTCTTGGTCTGGTGAATGCAGTCACCACACAGCAGTACTCCGCCATGTCCAAATTGAGGGAGGAAATTGAGGGATCCGGATCATACACTTTCTTTGCCCCCAGTAACGAAGCTTGGGATCTCCTAGATCCG GAAGTGAGGAATGGTTTGGTGAGCAATGTAAACATTGAGCTGTACAATGCTCTGCACTATCACATGGCCAACAAGCGGCTCCTCACCAAGGACCTGAAGAACGGAATGACCATCACCTCCATGTACAATGACCTGAGCCTTCACATAAACCATTATTCCAATGGG GTCGTCACAGTGAACTGTGCTAGGATCATCCATGGAAACCAGGTGGCCACCAATGGTGTGGTTCATGTTATTGACCGTGTTATTACTGCAGTGGGCAACACCATTCAGGATGTGATTGACGTTGAAGATGACCTGAGTTCACTAAAT ACTGTAGTTACAGCCTCTGGCTTGATGGACAAGTTGGGTGAACCTGGACAATTCACCCTTTTCGCCCCCACCAACGACGCCTTCTCTAAGCTGGATAGTGAGGTTATGGAAAGACTTATGGGTGACAAGGGTGTTCTCCAAG CCCTGCTCAACTATCACTTGTTGAACTCAGTCCAGTGCTCTGAGGCCATTATGACTGGAACCTCATATGAGACCCTGGAGGGCACCAACATTGAGATTGGCTGTGATGGAGACAGCCTGACAGTCAACGGCGTCAAGATGGTGCTGAAGAAAGATATTGTCACTACTAATGGTGTCATTCACCTGATTGACGAGGTGCTCATGCCAGACTCAG CTAAACAAGTCATGGAGCTGGTTGGACCATCCCAGGCCACCTTCAGTGACATGGTGTCCGAACTGGGTCTGGCAGCAGCCATGAGACCGCAGGCTGAATACACACTGCTGGCCCCTCTCAATGCAGCCTTCAGTG ATGAAGTAATGTCCTTGGACCAGCGCTTCCTGAGGATCATTCTAGAGAACCATATTCTGAAGAACAAGATTGTGCTGAGTCAGTTGTACAATGGGCAGCGTCTTGAGACCCTAGGAGGGAAATTCCTCAGAGTGTTTGTCTATCGCACG GCTGTCTGCATTGAGAATGCCTGCTTGATCCGTGGAAGCAAAGAGGGAAGCAATGGTGCCCTCCATCTAATGAAGACGCTGATCAAACCAGCAGAGTCCACCATGTTCAAACTGCTGACTGAACATGGAGGCTTCAA GATCTTTTTGTCTCTGATGGAGGCAGCTGGTCTGACTGACCTGCTGAAGCAGGAGGGAGATTTCACCCTATTTGCCCCGACTGATGAGGCTCTGGctggcctcagtcagagagaCATCTCTGTTCTGAAAA GCGATCCCAATGCCCTCAGAGCCATCCTGCTGTACCACTTCAGCAAAGGCATATTCATTGGTGGAGGCTTGGAGACTGGAGTCACTAACCTGCTCAAATCTCTCCAGGGCAGCAACATCAAAGTCTTGTTT GCTAATAACAGCATGCAGGTGAATTCTGTGCAAGCTCCTGATTCCGATCTCATGGCTACTAATGGAGTCATTCACTTTGTCAAGACCCTGCTTTACCCTGAAG ATATTCCAGTTGGAAGCCAGGAGCTCCTGACACTTTTGAGAAGGATCACTAGGTTCATCCAGATCAAG TTTGTATCAGGATACAGATTTCAGGAGATTCCACTGACGTTCATAA AGAGAGTCAT CACAGTTCCTGGTGATGTCACCAAAGTGACCAGAATTATCCAGGGAGAGCCCATTATTACTAAAGTTACACGAGTCATCGAGGGAGAGCCAAGCATCACCAAGGTTACAAGGGTCATTGAGGGAGAGCCAAGCATCACCAAGGTTACAAGGGTCATTGAGGGACAGCCAAGCATCACCAAGGTTACAAGGGTCATTGAAGGAGAACCAACCTTAACCAAGGTCACGAGAGTCATCGAAGGAGAGCCGACTATTACCCGTGTCATTGAAG GACCTCAAACAGAGTTCATCACAGGTTTCGACACGGACAGTGAGAGACTAAGCAAAATCATTCAAG AGGGAACCAGACGAGTTCCTGGAAGACGGGTGCCAG CTGGATCCAGGGCGAGACCCAGAGGGTCCAGGCAAGACTAG
- the postnb gene encoding periostin, osteoblast specific factor b isoform X1 — protein sequence MKLLFAAAFALFVLSAFDKVDSSAYDKIVAHSRIRAKKEGPNVCALQQVVGTKKKYFSTCRNWYQGAICGKKATVLYECCPGYMKLEGMRGCPAVAPIDNVYGTLGLVNAVTTQQYSAMSKLREEIEGSGSYTFFAPSNEAWDLLDPEVRNGLVSNVNIELYNALHYHMANKRLLTKDLKNGMTITSMYNDLSLHINHYSNGVVTVNCARIIHGNQVATNGVVHVIDRVITAVGNTIQDVIDVEDDLSSLNTVVTASGLMDKLGEPGQFTLFAPTNDAFSKLDSEVMERLMGDKGVLQALLNYHLLNSVQCSEAIMTGTSYETLEGTNIEIGCDGDSLTVNGVKMVLKKDIVTTNGVIHLIDEVLMPDSAKQVMELVGPSQATFSDMVSELGLAAAMRPQAEYTLLAPLNAAFSDEVMSLDQRFLRIILENHILKNKIVLSQLYNGQRLETLGGKFLRVFVYRTAVCIENACLIRGSKEGSNGALHLMKTLIKPAESTMFKLLTEHGGFKIFLSLMEAAGLTDLLKQEGDFTLFAPTDEALAGLSQRDISVLKSDPNALRAILLYHFSKGIFIGGGLETGVTNLLKSLQGSNIKVLFANNSMQVNSVQAPDSDLMATNGVIHFVKTLLYPEDIPVGSQELLTLLRRITRFIQIKFVSGYRFQEIPLTFIKRVITVPGDVTKVTRIIQGEPIITKVTRVIEGEPSITKVTRVIEGEPSITKVTRVIEGQPSITKVTRVIEGEPTLTKVTRVIEGEPTITRVIEGPQTEFITGFDTDSERLSKIIQEGTRRVPGRRVPAGSRARPRGSRQD from the exons ATGAAGCTCCTTTTTGCAGCTGCCTTTGCACTCTTTGTGCTATCTGCCTTTGACAAGGTGGACTCTTCTGCTTATGACAAAATAGTGGCCCACAGCCGCATACGGGCAAAGAAAGAAGG ACCAAATGTTTGCGCTCTGCAGCAAGTGGTGGGAACCAAGAAGAAGTACTTCAGCACTTGCCGTAATTGGTATCAAGGAGCCATCTGTGGAAAGAAAGC AACTGTTCTTTATGAGTGCTGCCCAGGATACATGAAGCTGGAGGGTATGCGCGGCTGTCCTGCTG TTGCTCCTATTGACAACGTCTATGGCACTCTTGGTCTGGTGAATGCAGTCACCACACAGCAGTACTCCGCCATGTCCAAATTGAGGGAGGAAATTGAGGGATCCGGATCATACACTTTCTTTGCCCCCAGTAACGAAGCTTGGGATCTCCTAGATCCG GAAGTGAGGAATGGTTTGGTGAGCAATGTAAACATTGAGCTGTACAATGCTCTGCACTATCACATGGCCAACAAGCGGCTCCTCACCAAGGACCTGAAGAACGGAATGACCATCACCTCCATGTACAATGACCTGAGCCTTCACATAAACCATTATTCCAATGGG GTCGTCACAGTGAACTGTGCTAGGATCATCCATGGAAACCAGGTGGCCACCAATGGTGTGGTTCATGTTATTGACCGTGTTATTACTGCAGTGGGCAACACCATTCAGGATGTGATTGACGTTGAAGATGACCTGAGTTCACTAAAT ACTGTAGTTACAGCCTCTGGCTTGATGGACAAGTTGGGTGAACCTGGACAATTCACCCTTTTCGCCCCCACCAACGACGCCTTCTCTAAGCTGGATAGTGAGGTTATGGAAAGACTTATGGGTGACAAGGGTGTTCTCCAAG CCCTGCTCAACTATCACTTGTTGAACTCAGTCCAGTGCTCTGAGGCCATTATGACTGGAACCTCATATGAGACCCTGGAGGGCACCAACATTGAGATTGGCTGTGATGGAGACAGCCTGACAGTCAACGGCGTCAAGATGGTGCTGAAGAAAGATATTGTCACTACTAATGGTGTCATTCACCTGATTGACGAGGTGCTCATGCCAGACTCAG CTAAACAAGTCATGGAGCTGGTTGGACCATCCCAGGCCACCTTCAGTGACATGGTGTCCGAACTGGGTCTGGCAGCAGCCATGAGACCGCAGGCTGAATACACACTGCTGGCCCCTCTCAATGCAGCCTTCAGTG ATGAAGTAATGTCCTTGGACCAGCGCTTCCTGAGGATCATTCTAGAGAACCATATTCTGAAGAACAAGATTGTGCTGAGTCAGTTGTACAATGGGCAGCGTCTTGAGACCCTAGGAGGGAAATTCCTCAGAGTGTTTGTCTATCGCACG GCTGTCTGCATTGAGAATGCCTGCTTGATCCGTGGAAGCAAAGAGGGAAGCAATGGTGCCCTCCATCTAATGAAGACGCTGATCAAACCAGCAGAGTCCACCATGTTCAAACTGCTGACTGAACATGGAGGCTTCAA GATCTTTTTGTCTCTGATGGAGGCAGCTGGTCTGACTGACCTGCTGAAGCAGGAGGGAGATTTCACCCTATTTGCCCCGACTGATGAGGCTCTGGctggcctcagtcagagagaCATCTCTGTTCTGAAAA GCGATCCCAATGCCCTCAGAGCCATCCTGCTGTACCACTTCAGCAAAGGCATATTCATTGGTGGAGGCTTGGAGACTGGAGTCACTAACCTGCTCAAATCTCTCCAGGGCAGCAACATCAAAGTCTTGTTT GCTAATAACAGCATGCAGGTGAATTCTGTGCAAGCTCCTGATTCCGATCTCATGGCTACTAATGGAGTCATTCACTTTGTCAAGACCCTGCTTTACCCTGAAG ATATTCCAGTTGGAAGCCAGGAGCTCCTGACACTTTTGAGAAGGATCACTAGGTTCATCCAGATCAAG TTTGTATCAGGATACAGATTTCAGGAGATTCCACTGACGTTCATAA AGAGAGTCATCACAG TTCCTGGTGATGTCACCAAAGTGACCAGAATTATCCAGGGAGAGCCCATTATTACTAAAGTTACACGAGTCATCGAGGGAGAGCCAAGCATCACCAAGGTTACAAGGGTCATTGAGGGAGAGCCAAGCATCACCAAGGTTACAAGGGTCATTGAGGGACAGCCAAGCATCACCAAGGTTACAAGGGTCATTGAAGGAGAACCAACCTTAACCAAGGTCACGAGAGTCATCGAAGGAGAGCCGACTATTACCCGTGTCATTGAAG GACCTCAAACAGAGTTCATCACAGGTTTCGACACGGACAGTGAGAGACTAAGCAAAATCATTCAAG AGGGAACCAGACGAGTTCCTGGAAGACGGGTGCCAG CTGGATCCAGGGCGAGACCCAGAGGGTCCAGGCAAGACTAG